CCGCAAGAGCCCAGGCCTTGTCCaaacctctggcctcccaaagtgctcaggcCTTACCCAAGACTCAGGAGACTACAAGAATCCAGGACTTATCCAAGATTGGGGTGGCCACAAAGTTAAAGGCCTTACTCAAGATTCCAACCTCCCAAGCCTTACCCAAGCCACTAAAGATGAAAGAAGATTTAGCCCTCCCCAAGATGTTGGAGTTTACAGGAGCTCAGAACATAGACAAGACTCTAATCTCCACAAGTGCCCAGGAATTAATCAAGATCCTGGCCCTCATAAAGACCCAGCCCTTGTCCAAGACTCTGGCCTCCCCAAGATTTCAGGCCTTACCCAGGAATCTGGCCCCTACAAGAACTCATGCCTCATCCCAGATCCTGGCCTCCACAAGAACCCAAGCCCTGCCCTAGGTTCTGATTCTGTCCAGCTTTTATCCCCACTTCAGACCCCAAAGTCCACACTGTCCCCGATGAAGTCATTTGTGCCCGAGAAGGCTGCTCAGAAGGAGGACGCACAGCGGCACGTCCTCTGGGCTCCTGTCCAACTCAATCAGAACTCCTTCTCTTCCAAGGTCCAAGTGGTCTCCAGTGACCTGCAGACCTTCTCAGAGGTACCTGTATTAATTGAGCTGCAGTCATCCTCCCGGCAGGCAGGCAGCCAGCACAGGGTGTACCACCCTGTGGATACAGTTCCTTCAGGCTACCAGAACTATCGTCAGATGTCTATGCCTTCCCAAATCAACTGGAAGTCCCACTGCCCTGGACCAGGCACCCGGGCAGGGCATGTGGTTTTTGATGCCCGTCAGAGACAGTTGGCAGTGGGCAATGACAAGTGTGAAGCTCTGTCTCCTAGGCGCCTTCGTCAAGAGGCACCCAGCAGCTCAGGGGAAACCATCAAGGAGTGGGGATATCAGAATGTGATGAGAACCTTGGACAAAGAGGGGACAAAAGTGCATCAGGAATAAAGAGGCGAGAGAAATGTTCTGTGTTTGTTTGAGGACATCCACCCCAGCCCATCCCTGATGCTGGCCACTCACAGAGCTGATGAGGACAGGTCCCTGTTTCTCCTCCGTAGCTGCAAAGCTAAGCCCATTATCCTCAAGGCCCTAGAGCTGCTCTGTCCCGTACACTAGCCTTTAGCCAAATGTggctattaaaatatatattaggcctggtgcagtggctcacacctgtaatcctagcactttgggaggccgaggtgggcagatcacaaggtcaggagttcgagaccagcttggccaacatggtgaaaccccgtctctatcaaaaatacaaaaattagccgggcgtggtggtgcacgcatgtaatcccaactactcgggaggctgaggcagggagaatcgcttgaacctgggaggcggaggttgtggtgagccgggaGATCGcacattgcattccagccttcCGCAGGACAGCAagatttctgtctcaaaaaaaaaaaaaaagtagatgtttctgcagaacagaattttaaattgcttaatttttaatttacatttcttttttttttctttttttggagacagagttcaatatttcagactggagtgcagtggcgtgatctgctCACTGTAACTcccacctccccaggttcagCAGCGATTTTCCTGCCagctctgagtagctgggattacatgtgtgcaccaccacgtccggctaatttttgtatttttagtagagatggggtttcaccatgttggccaggctggtctcgaactcccgacctcaagtgatctgcccgcctcggcctcccaaagtgctgggattacaggtgtgagccaccgcgcccggccacattatCTATGTTTCAAGTACTCAACAGCCACAGGTGGCTGGTGGCTACTGTATCAGACAGGACCAACTGAGGACCTTGCCATCGTCACAGAAAATTATATTGGAGAGCTATGCTTTAGAGTCTAGAGGAACTATTCCTTGTCACCCATTCTTAGTATCTTCAAAGCTTCCACAGAGTCCAGAGAACTTAGTTCTTTTTAGAGTGCCTCAGAAGCCACCCTCTGGGGAGGAGGTGAGATGCAGGGATGTCTAATGCCTGGTTactccagactgtgagaaaaaGCCCAGTCTCCAGTTCTCCTGATCTGGCCTCTTGGGTCACAACcagatgtgtgtgtatgggaACCTACTTGCGCAGTTCTGGGCTGCTTTGCTGCTCTCAGTTCTCCCAGGGACCCCAGCTGTGGTTGCTGAGGGAGAAAAGCTCTCTGTCAGTGGCTAGGAACCCCTGAGGTCTGGGCTTCCCAAACTGATCTCTAGAGTTGGGGAGTCTCTTCTTTTACAGGCCTCTAATTTTCCTAGGTGTCCCTCCTCCTTAATTTTCTTATCCATGGACTTAGGCCTATCCCATCCTGGAGACCGACCAAGGGCAGAAGGAACGTAAGAAGtcgtggcccaggctgggcacggtggctcatgcctgtaatcctagcactttgggaggctgaggcgggaggatcatctgaggtcaggagttcaagaccagcctggccaacatggtgaaactctgtctccactaaaaatacaaaaaattagctgggtgtggtggcaggcacctgtagtcccagctactcaggaagctgaggcaggagaattgcttgaacccgggaggcagaggttgcagtgagtggagatcatgccacagcactccagtctgggtgagagtgtgagactctgtctcaaaaacaaaacaaaacaagactttGAGATCCCTGCCATGACTCAGGTAGCAGTGACTTGAGGTGGGCATCACTAACATGTATGTCTCTTCTATGAGTCAAACGTCCATTTCTGGGTCACGATCTGTGTGCTCCTGCCTAACACTACCACCTTTGGGACTTCAAGatgcaccccccaccccacccagtcaGGGAACCCCTTTCCAGcacctccctggctcagctgTGCAACCTTTCTAGGCGGTACTCTCCTCATCCCCAAAATGAGGAAGTTATAATTACCTGGAAGAACTCTAGTAGATCTAAGTGACCAGGGCTCCTGTGTCACACAGGAATGCAGGGGTCCCTATCACTCCCCAGGCCCTAGGGTGTGtccttcattacttttttttttttttttcagatggagttttgctcttattgcccaggccggagtgcaatggcacaatctcagctcactgcaccctctgccacctgggttcaagtgattctcctgcctcagcctcccgagtagctgggattacaggcatccaccaccatgcccggctaatttttgtatttttagtagagacagagtttcgccacgttggccgggctggccttgaactcctgacctcaggtgatccacctgcctcagtctgccaaagtgctgggattaggggtgtgaaccaccgcacctggcccatccCTCATTATTGTTTGCGACTCAGAGCCATCCTATTACCGGTCTCAAACCCCAAGGAATGTTTGAGTGGGGTTGACATGGGCATGAAAAGAGACAGAATAATCTATCTCCAAAGGAACTACAACTTCCATCAGGCACTACTTCAGCCGAACAGGAAAGGATGTGGGGGCGTGGCTCCTACGCCCTAGTAGAGCGGGAAACTACAACTCCCAGGATAACGCGGGATCTCAGCAGGGCTAAAGGAGTGACTGAGCTCTGACTGGCGACCCGACCTGGCAAAAACCACCCCGACAGCCTCCAGAAAGGGGCGTGGCCGAAAATGTAGGGGCGTGGCCACGTGGGCATCAGGAAGAAGTAACCTGTTGAATCTATTTCTCCTCCCCACCCTTACTGCTTCCCAGAAGGGGGAAGCCGCTGACCAATAAGCCTCTTCCAAAAAAGAGGTAAAGGGAGGTAGACAAGGGGCGGCGGCGGAGCCTGGCTACTGCATTCCGCGGGAGGCTCAACAGTTACTTTCTACCTGCTGAGTTCGGTGAACCAGTTCATGCGGGCGGGGAACTGCATATGAGAAAAGGGCCAGGATAGAGGAggtatttatttgctcattttgaGGACTAAATTTAGAATCCATCATCTACAGACCCATTTGTAGCTTGTGTCTGGGGCACTCGCTCTGCCTCAGAAAGAGGGAAGAACGGGGACGACTTTTTGGCAGCAAAGGAAAGGCCCGTCTAGGCCACCTCCCTTCCGTGCTTTCCCTAGCCCGAAACGATAGAACCGCATGGCTTCCGCGGTCTGGGGGAGTGCCCCCTGGTGGGGCCCGCCGCCCCCGGCCCCAGCTCGGCCGCTCACGGACATCGACTTCTGCTCCGGGGCACAGCTGCAGGAATTGACGCAGCTGATCCAGGAGCTGGGTGTGCAGGAGAGCTGGAGTGACGGGCCCAAGCCCGGAGCCGATCTCCTCCGGGCCAAGGattttgtcttctctttgctTGGTAAGTAACCCTACTTGCCTTTGGGAACTCACAGCTCTCAGCCTCACtacgcccccgcccccgccccggctTTGGGCGACACCCTCACGATCCGTTCCCTTTTTTTTAGGTCTAGTTCACCGCCGGGACCCTCGCTTTCCTCCCCAGGCAGAGCTCTTGCTGCTTCGTGGTGGGATTCGCGAGGGCTCCCTGGATCTGGGGCATGCACCCCTCGGTCCCTACGCCCGAGGACCTCACTACGATGCCGGCTTCACACTCCTAGTGCCCATGTTTTCACTGGACGGCACTGAACTGCAACTGGACCTGGAATCCTGTTACGCACAGGTCTGCCTCCCAGAGCTGGTGTGCGGAACCCCTATCCGCGAGATGTGGCAGGATTGCTTAGGACCCCCAGTCCCAGGAGCACGTGATTCGATCCACCGAACGGAGAGCGAAGAAAGTTCCAAGGACTGGCAAAGCTCTGTAGACCAGCCGCACAGCTACGTCACTGAGCACGAGGCGCCAGTGTCTTTGGAAAAATCACCTAGTGACGTTTCATCGTCCGAGTTGCCTCAGTATGACGTCGTCGACCTTGGCTCTAGCGCGCCTTTGAAAACACTGAGTAGTGACGTCACCAAGGCAGACGTCGAAAGCCCAGTCCCAAAGCCGTCGGAGGCTCGGGAAGCGTGGCCCACATTATGTCCCTCCCAGGTGGCTACCTGGTTCTTTGCTACGCTGGCGGCCGTCGCCGAGTCTCTGATCCCTGTCCCGGGTGCTCCGCGTCTGGTGCACGCAGCTCGCCACGCGGGTTTCACCACCGTCCTTCTGGCTACTCCTGATCCCCCTCGCCGCCTCCTGCTCTTCGACCTGATCCCAGTGGTATCCGTGGCCGGCTGGCCCGAGGGGGCTCGGAGCCACTCATGGGCTGGTCCTCTGGCCTCTGAGTCGGCTTCCTTCTACCTGGTGCCCGGTGGCGGCACCGAGCGACCGTGCGCCTCCGCCTGGCAGCTCTGTTTCGCCCGCCAGGAGCTGGCGCTCAAAGCGCGCATACCAGCGCCGCTGCTACAGGCGCACGCGGCGGCCCAGGCGCTACTGCGCCCGCTGGTGGCCGGGACCCGGGCAGCGGCGCCCTACCTCCTGCGGACGCTGCTGTACTGGGCGTGCGAGCGGCTGCCCGCGCTCTACCTGGCGCGGCCAGAAAATGCGGGCGCCTGCTGCCTCGGGCTGCTAGACGAGCTGGGCCGAGTGCTCGAGGCTGGGACTTTGCCTCACTATTTTCTGAACGGCCGAGAGCTCCGTACCGGGGACGGCTCCGCTGCGCTGCTCGGAGAATTGGCCCGGCTCCGCGGGGACCCTGCCCGGGCCCTCCGTGCCGCGGtggaggaggccaaggtggcccgCAAAGGGGGCGGTTTGGCCGGCGTGGGGGGCGGGGCCCATTAAAGATGCTGTTCCTACCAGTGGAAAGTGCCTCTGTGGGCGAGCGAGACGTGGGGGGCACAGCTCGCCCCTCGCCTGGGGGACTGACTGTGTGCCCTGGGCCTGAAGCCCCGCTTCTGGAAGGCCTCCCTGTTGGTTCCTCCTCTAGGACCACCCGCCTGCCCCGGCACAAGTTGCCCCATTCCAGCCTCGCTACTCTCCACTTCTGTGGCCAGCACTCCGCCCAGGGGCAGCTTCCAGAAACCGTCTGTCCCCAGTTCTTTTGGTCATTTCTCTTAAGGGTCAATAGAAATGGGAGAAACATATTTGCTGACCAAACGCGGAAAGGAGTTATGGAGACCAGGGTCTGATCAATTTGGCTCAAACACAAAGGCAGAGATATGAAGGAGGCCGGATTTCGCCCGAGGCTGGATCTCACCACTACCCCTCCTCCATCTCTCCAGTTCTTCCCCCACTTTCCTCGTGCTGTTCTGTCCTCGCTAACATCCCGGCCAGTAGGGTCCCTCTCCATTCTCCCAGCGTCCGCCATTCCATCTCCCTTGGGCCCAACCTCTCCTTCCTATCCAGAGGTGCATTCGGGAGGCCTTCTTGTCCCTCCTTCTCTGAAGGCTGAGACGTGCGGCCTTGCCTCGGCTTTGCCTGCTTGTAAGACACAGTCCGCGCTCTCTACCTCCAAGGAACCCCGGGGTTCCTCCTGCCCGGCTTCACCCTCCTATTTCCCAGCGTCTCcgccccctgccccgcccccggGCCGGCTCTCCGAGGAGGGGGAACTGctgtcgccgccgccgccgcctcagcttcccacagccgctgccgctgccgccgctgccgccgctcTGCCTGGTCCAGCCACCGGCCCAGTGCTCTGACTTCGCCGGACCGGGGAGCTCTGCAGAGACACCCTCACTCCTTCCCCAGGGTCCGGGACgcctagccgggcgtggggggA
The Papio anubis isolate 15944 chromosome 17, Panubis1.0, whole genome shotgun sequence genome window above contains:
- the TMEM102 gene encoding transmembrane protein 102, whose product is MASAVWGSAPWWGPPPPAPARPLTDIDFCSGAQLQELTQLIQELGVQESWSDGPKPGADLLRAKDFVFSLLGLVHRRDPRFPPQAELLLLRGGIREGSLDLGHAPLGPYARGPHYDAGFTLLVPMFSLDGTELQLDLESCYAQVCLPELVCGTPIREMWQDCLGPPVPGARDSIHRTESEESSKDWQSSVDQPHSYVTEHEAPVSLEKSPSDVSSSELPQYDVVDLGSSAPLKTLSSDVTKADVESPVPKPSEAREAWPTLCPSQVATWFFATLAAVAESLIPVPGAPRLVHAARHAGFTTVLLATPDPPRRLLLFDLIPVVSVAGWPEGARSHSWAGPLASESASFYLVPGGGTERPCASAWQLCFARQELALKARIPAPLLQAHAAAQALLRPLVAGTRAAAPYLLRTLLYWACERLPALYLARPENAGACCLGLLDELGRVLEAGTLPHYFLNGRELRTGDGSAALLGELARLRGDPARALRAAVEEAKVARKGGGLAGVGGGAH